The proteins below come from a single Chitinophaga pinensis DSM 2588 genomic window:
- a CDS encoding SusC/RagA family TonB-linked outer membrane protein, with the protein MKKKYCYGSHLRRGAVWLLLAAAPAGLFSSLSLMPVGVYAQTPATPGITLDVKNITVPALLNEIRKQAGLRFIYDQEELKKLPPVTMRVKNATLDEVMRKALGNARLSWNMENGVLVIKRGTPASTPTNINTVTEQASQLVTVRGNITDDNRQALGKATILDLKSHIGAFTDESGNFEITTSPDAILQVSYIGMEPQMVALKGRTSLKISLVSRNNAKEVVVTGIVNRKKESFTGASATYTGGQLKTVGNQNVLQSLKTLDPSFVIVENNMVGANPNAMPNIEIRGKSSLISVQTQSNANANQPLFILDGFETTLQVINDLDMNRVAAITVLKDAASTALYGARAANGVVVIETLKPKPGAMRVSYNYDFRMEAPDLTSYNMMNATEKLEYEKLAGRYTINKSMAPLYESQILLDDLYARRLTNVKRGINTYWLNEPVRTGITNGHALYAEGGDNQMRYGVGVNYKDLNGVMKGSGRNTWGANVDLQYRKGKLNISNKLYLNGYRADQSPYGSFSEWVKVLPYFEKRNPDGSVDPYLDIYRTSNNQIDTAGNPLYNATLNSYDYTKSQAISENLQMIYDINSDLRITGGINITTDNATTKTFLSPMNTTFIGKTAENRGTYDYDEQRQFGYNANLMVSFGKLIRDKHQVNLNARGEIRNEESIREAFTASGFPVGAPGNPSFAYGYEPDGIPVYARSVRRSVAGLATASYMFDRRFLLDGSFRMDGSTSFGTNNKYSPFWSAGVGYNLHNDALLRDVKWITLLKLRANIGLTGNQNFQGLSSESVYGINSANNQFGQGYTIKNIGNPDLKWQNSMSTDIGADMSFLKDRITLTVDYYKKNTDPLIALVTTPSSTGISAYPFNIGYQHTRGVEWNLKASPIRNLQRNLYLTLGMTGRYQKSTYGGFLTMMEKQNDLAQDNNSLQRFRDGSSPDAIWAVRSAGIDPGTGREVFVKKDGTKSFDYEARDEVVVGNAQPTMEGIFSANLRWSAFTFGMNIRYTYGGDVFNQALYDRVENISVRKVAEENLDKRALYERWKQPGDVSRFKAINDFTAVKMTSRYVQRNNYLAGESINVSYELLNKAWMRQAGLSTLRFSGYTNDVFRLATIKSERGTDYPFSNSYSLSVRATF; encoded by the coding sequence ATGAAAAAAAAGTATTGTTATGGAAGCCATTTAAGGCGGGGGGCGGTATGGTTACTGCTCGCAGCTGCTCCTGCCGGGCTTTTTTCTTCACTATCCCTCATGCCCGTCGGTGTCTATGCGCAAACACCGGCTACACCCGGCATCACCCTTGACGTAAAGAATATTACCGTACCTGCATTACTGAATGAAATTAGAAAACAGGCCGGACTACGTTTTATCTACGACCAGGAAGAGCTGAAAAAGCTGCCTCCTGTTACCATGCGTGTGAAAAACGCTACCCTCGATGAAGTAATGCGCAAAGCATTAGGCAACGCCCGCCTTTCCTGGAATATGGAAAACGGGGTACTCGTTATCAAAAGAGGTACGCCGGCGTCCACTCCAACAAACATCAACACGGTTACCGAACAGGCGTCTCAACTGGTGACCGTACGCGGTAACATTACAGACGACAACAGGCAGGCGCTGGGTAAGGCTACCATACTGGACCTCAAAAGCCATATAGGGGCTTTTACCGATGAAAGCGGCAACTTCGAAATAACAACCTCTCCGGACGCCATTCTGCAGGTTTCTTATATCGGTATGGAGCCACAAATGGTGGCCCTCAAAGGACGTACATCGCTCAAGATCTCCCTGGTATCGAGGAACAACGCAAAAGAAGTCGTTGTAACCGGTATCGTTAATCGTAAGAAGGAAAGCTTTACAGGCGCTTCCGCGACTTATACCGGCGGACAATTAAAAACCGTAGGTAACCAGAACGTATTGCAAAGTCTGAAAACACTGGACCCTTCTTTCGTCATCGTCGAAAACAATATGGTAGGCGCTAACCCGAACGCAATGCCTAATATTGAAATACGTGGTAAAAGCAGTCTTATCTCCGTTCAGACGCAATCCAACGCAAACGCCAACCAGCCATTATTTATATTAGATGGTTTCGAAACCACCCTGCAGGTTATCAATGACCTGGATATGAACCGTGTGGCCGCTATCACCGTATTGAAAGATGCGGCGTCCACCGCACTGTATGGCGCACGTGCGGCCAACGGGGTTGTGGTGATCGAAACACTGAAGCCCAAGCCAGGCGCTATGCGCGTAAGTTATAACTATGACTTTCGCATGGAAGCGCCTGACCTGACCAGCTATAATATGATGAACGCCACAGAGAAGCTTGAATATGAAAAGCTGGCAGGCAGATATACGATCAACAAGAGTATGGCGCCGCTGTATGAATCACAGATCCTGCTGGATGACCTGTATGCCAGGCGCCTTACCAATGTAAAACGTGGCATCAATACCTATTGGCTTAATGAACCAGTACGTACCGGTATCACCAACGGACATGCCCTGTATGCAGAAGGTGGAGATAACCAGATGCGCTATGGTGTAGGTGTGAACTACAAGGACCTCAATGGTGTAATGAAAGGCTCCGGCCGTAACACCTGGGGCGCCAACGTAGATCTCCAGTACCGTAAAGGCAAATTGAACATCAGCAATAAACTCTATTTGAATGGATACCGTGCAGACCAATCTCCATATGGTTCTTTTTCAGAGTGGGTGAAGGTATTGCCTTACTTTGAAAAGAGAAATCCAGACGGGTCGGTTGATCCATATCTTGATATATACAGGACTTCCAACAACCAGATCGATACCGCCGGAAACCCATTGTATAATGCAACGCTCAATAGTTACGATTATACAAAGTCACAGGCCATCTCAGAGAATCTGCAGATGATCTATGATATCAACAGCGACCTGCGCATCACCGGTGGTATCAACATCACCACTGATAACGCCACAACAAAGACTTTCCTGTCTCCGATGAATACGACCTTTATCGGTAAAACCGCAGAAAACAGAGGTACGTATGACTACGATGAACAAAGACAATTCGGATACAATGCTAACCTGATGGTCTCCTTCGGAAAACTGATCCGAGACAAACACCAGGTCAACCTGAACGCACGTGGCGAGATCAGGAATGAGGAGAGCATTCGCGAGGCTTTTACGGCTTCAGGCTTCCCTGTTGGTGCGCCGGGTAATCCTTCCTTTGCCTACGGTTATGAGCCCGATGGTATACCTGTATATGCCAGGTCAGTCAGGCGTAGCGTAGCTGGTCTGGCGACAGCCAGTTATATGTTCGACCGCCGCTTCCTGCTGGATGGATCCTTCCGTATGGATGGTTCGACTTCCTTTGGTACGAATAATAAATACTCGCCTTTCTGGTCAGCTGGTGTCGGTTATAACCTGCACAATGATGCTTTGCTCCGTGATGTGAAATGGATCACATTGCTGAAGCTCCGTGCGAATATTGGTCTGACGGGTAACCAGAATTTCCAGGGACTTTCCTCTGAATCCGTTTACGGCATCAATTCAGCCAATAACCAGTTCGGACAGGGGTATACTATCAAAAACATTGGTAATCCCGACCTGAAATGGCAGAATTCCATGTCAACGGATATCGGTGCGGATATGTCGTTCCTGAAAGACCGTATCACATTGACGGTGGACTACTATAAAAAGAACACCGATCCGTTGATCGCATTAGTGACGACACCCTCTTCCACCGGTATCAGTGCATACCCTTTTAACATCGGTTATCAGCATACCCGTGGTGTGGAATGGAACCTGAAGGCATCACCCATCCGCAATCTGCAGAGAAACCTCTATCTGACGCTGGGGATGACCGGCCGTTACCAGAAAAGTACCTACGGTGGTTTCCTGACCATGATGGAGAAACAGAATGATCTGGCACAGGATAATAATTCACTCCAGCGCTTCAGAGATGGAAGCAGTCCGGATGCTATCTGGGCGGTACGTTCTGCCGGTATAGATCCTGGTACAGGAAGGGAAGTATTTGTCAAAAAAGATGGCACCAAATCATTCGACTATGAGGCCAGAGATGAGGTCGTAGTTGGTAATGCACAGCCTACAATGGAAGGCATCTTTAGTGCGAACCTTCGCTGGAGCGCATTCACCTTTGGTATGAACATCCGCTATACTTATGGTGGCGACGTCTTTAACCAGGCGCTGTATGACCGTGTAGAGAATATCTCCGTCAGAAAAGTAGCAGAAGAGAACCTGGATAAACGTGCCCTGTATGAGCGCTGGAAGCAACCGGGAGATGTATCCCGTTTTAAGGCGATCAATGATTTCACGGCAGTGAAAATGACTTCCCGTTATGTACAGCGTAATAACTACCTGGCAGGAGAATCCATCAATGTCAGCTATGAATTGCTGAACAAAGCATGGATGCGTCAGGCCGGATTGTCTACGCTTCGTTTCTCAGGTTATACAAATGATGTGTTCCGCCTGGCGACTATCAAAAGCGAACGTGGAACGGACTATCCTTTCTCGAATTCCTACTCATTGAGTGTAAGGGCCACTTTCTAA
- a CDS encoding RagB/SusD family nutrient uptake outer membrane protein produces the protein MKRSFRIAAIITLLSAGLFSCKKYLDVKPEDQFVESAVYSTEQGFINHLNGLYQDLGSASLYGGNLTLTFISVLGQEYNVSGTSGHDWYQHANYTYTNSLTEPAIDAVWTNGYKVIMSSNNLLENMDKYPGVLRPGRDSIIRGEAYAIRALVHFDLLRLYGPVYLTDSTSKSVPYVTHADINVRPLLPANNLIDSVLADLDRAESCLRNDPVISAGPRRIPGQQQVDFFLQQRNGRLNYFAVKALKARIQLYRVNKPAALAEAKAVIEGAGKWFPWTNLKLVTGNGGFPDRTFSTEHLFDIYCPRLYVTYTGSFSPSTTDAKILAAHPTRLTTTYESLEGDYRYNPSWIIPTGGNKTFRCFFKFADLDNKDSSELFRYRMPLLRISEMYYIAAESETDPTAALAYLNTVRYNRGLADLPSTAAIETELRKEYQKEFYGEGQVFFYYKRKAQATVPRGGATSGNFTMSAKTYVVPLPKSESDYR, from the coding sequence ATGAAAAGATCATTCAGGATCGCTGCTATTATAACTTTATTATCTGCAGGATTATTCTCCTGCAAAAAATACCTGGACGTAAAACCGGAAGATCAGTTCGTGGAAAGTGCTGTTTACAGTACAGAACAGGGCTTCATCAACCATCTCAACGGTCTCTACCAGGATTTGGGATCAGCCAGCCTATACGGTGGTAATCTCACGCTCACCTTTATAAGCGTACTGGGACAGGAATATAATGTTTCCGGAACGAGCGGGCATGACTGGTATCAGCACGCTAATTATACATATACCAATTCTCTGACAGAACCAGCGATAGATGCTGTATGGACCAATGGATATAAGGTGATCATGTCCAGTAATAATCTGCTGGAGAACATGGACAAATATCCGGGTGTACTGCGTCCTGGCAGGGATTCTATCATCAGGGGAGAGGCTTATGCAATAAGAGCTCTTGTGCATTTTGACCTGCTACGATTGTATGGACCGGTATATCTGACGGATTCCACCAGTAAGAGCGTGCCTTATGTCACCCATGCTGATATTAATGTTCGTCCGCTATTGCCGGCTAATAATCTGATCGATAGCGTACTGGCTGACCTGGATCGGGCGGAAAGCTGTTTACGTAATGATCCTGTGATCAGTGCCGGTCCGCGCCGTATTCCCGGACAGCAGCAGGTGGACTTCTTTTTACAACAGCGTAACGGCCGCCTGAACTACTTCGCCGTAAAAGCCCTGAAGGCAAGAATACAGCTCTATCGTGTGAATAAACCTGCGGCACTGGCGGAAGCAAAAGCAGTGATAGAAGGCGCCGGGAAATGGTTCCCGTGGACAAACCTGAAGCTGGTGACCGGTAATGGCGGTTTCCCTGACAGAACCTTCTCGACGGAACATCTCTTTGATATTTATTGTCCGAGACTGTATGTGACTTATACGGGTAGTTTTTCGCCCAGTACGACAGACGCAAAGATCCTGGCCGCTCACCCTACAAGGCTGACGACGACCTACGAATCACTGGAAGGCGATTACCGCTATAATCCAAGCTGGATCATTCCTACAGGTGGTAACAAGACCTTCCGTTGCTTCTTCAAATTTGCAGACCTGGATAATAAAGATAGCTCGGAACTGTTCCGCTACAGGATGCCTTTGCTGCGTATCAGTGAGATGTATTACATCGCGGCAGAAAGCGAAACTGATCCTACGGCGGCGCTGGCTTATCTCAATACGGTCAGGTATAACCGCGGACTGGCAGATCTGCCATCAACAGCAGCTATAGAGACGGAACTCAGGAAAGAATATCAGAAAGAGTTTTATGGCGAAGGACAGGTATTTTTCTATTACAAAAGAAAAGCACAGGCAACTGTTCCCAGAGGTGGCGCTACCAGCGGCAACTTTACCATGTCGGCAAAAACATATGTAGTGCCGCTGCCGAAAAGTGAATCTGATTATCGTTAA
- a CDS encoding DUF4843 domain-containing protein, with amino-acid sequence MKAFYIAAVLLLAMTACKKETIDFYSGTSTLYFDNSINYGNTRNTQRIDTLLFTFSLADANLKDSILQVRVDLLGRQTNQDRNFIVKVTDSLSSAVAGVHYEPLAESFVMPANKSWMYIPVHIHRTKEMSERQFLLHFRLMPNQDFDTTLTQPQTKDSLVSTGSITLYIGDLIPKPTRWLDIYLGEFSRKKILLICEQLDMTINDFTTISVAEAVYMGKAMQRYLNQQRAAGNIIYEEDGREMIMGEASQ; translated from the coding sequence ATGAAAGCATTCTATATCGCCGCGGTGTTGCTACTTGCAATGACTGCCTGCAAAAAGGAAACAATAGATTTTTATAGTGGTACTTCCACCCTGTATTTCGATAATTCTATCAATTACGGTAATACGAGAAATACCCAGCGTATCGATACACTGCTGTTCACCTTTTCCCTGGCAGATGCCAATCTGAAAGATAGCATCCTGCAGGTGAGAGTAGACCTGTTGGGACGGCAGACTAATCAGGACAGGAACTTCATTGTAAAGGTGACTGATAGCCTGAGCTCTGCAGTAGCGGGTGTACATTATGAGCCTTTGGCGGAATCCTTTGTCATGCCGGCCAACAAATCCTGGATGTATATTCCCGTACATATTCACCGTACGAAGGAGATGTCAGAACGCCAGTTTCTGCTGCATTTTCGCTTAATGCCCAATCAGGATTTTGATACGACACTGACACAGCCCCAGACGAAAGACTCTCTCGTGTCCACTGGTTCAATTACCTTGTATATCGGAGACCTGATCCCCAAGCCCACCCGCTGGCTGGATATTTATCTGGGAGAATTTTCCCGTAAAAAGATCCTGCTGATATGCGAACAACTGGATATGACCATCAATGATTTTACTACCATATCCGTTGCAGAAGCGGTATATATGGGTAAGGCCATGCAACGCTACCTTAACCAGCAGCGCGCAGCCGGAAATATCATTTATGAAGAAGATGGCAGAGAAATGATCATGGGAGAAGCTTCCCAGTGA
- a CDS encoding PKD-like family lipoprotein: MKKLFLYILTAFALSSCYKDKGNYDYTDVNVVNISGVDSLYTVDYGSVFTLKPDLSFTLDATKDTGNYTYLWVASITNTGNTVDNDTLSYGHDLDARITLPSGQYTVIYRVTDKKTGISYSKRFLMAVVTSVYEGWVLLSEVNANSRLDMLSKGVNGYKPIYDVLGSIGAGLTLTGKPVDVKFVRTTSAITGHAVYVSTTDGTSRLDGETFKLKSPLQTDVFSTLPAGFYADRLTQRTSGTMYLHGSDNNMYYYMYTFNIYFGLPVNVMYGKSVPFKVSKYIGYVDNSAGSTEVHVLYNEDEKRFVRHIYSLPANCTDMPAGTRFSFTTGKDLRFMETSRFNSGDTYAILDSIHQKYYLARFNVAATIAQTYYEELLATDFAKAENIAIHPDLGYVFYNVGGKLYEYDISTKATKLMIDYGQKSVSFLKCDGFMGTSTVAAKAYYNKLQVGVYDPALPAESAGSFELYMVPPVNGNLVLSESYTGFGKIKTVTYRER, translated from the coding sequence ATGAAGAAATTATTCTTATATATTCTTACCGCATTTGCTTTGAGCAGCTGCTATAAGGACAAGGGCAATTACGATTACACCGATGTCAATGTGGTGAACATCTCTGGCGTGGACAGTCTGTATACAGTTGACTATGGCAGTGTATTTACCCTGAAGCCTGACCTGTCTTTTACCCTGGATGCTACAAAGGACACTGGCAACTACACTTATCTGTGGGTGGCTTCCATTACAAATACCGGTAATACGGTCGATAACGATACCTTGTCCTACGGCCATGATCTCGATGCACGTATTACCTTACCGTCTGGTCAGTACACCGTGATATACCGGGTGACTGATAAGAAAACAGGTATCAGCTATTCCAAAAGATTCCTGATGGCAGTGGTGACCAGTGTATATGAAGGATGGGTATTGCTGTCGGAAGTCAATGCGAACAGCCGACTGGATATGCTATCTAAAGGCGTGAACGGGTACAAACCTATATACGACGTCTTAGGCAGTATCGGCGCTGGTCTTACATTGACAGGGAAGCCGGTGGACGTAAAGTTTGTCCGTACCACTTCTGCTATTACAGGACACGCGGTATATGTCAGTACAACTGATGGCACCAGCCGTCTGGATGGTGAAACATTCAAGTTGAAGTCTCCTTTGCAGACAGATGTATTCAGTACCTTACCTGCAGGCTTCTATGCGGACAGGTTAACCCAGCGCACGTCCGGTACCATGTACCTGCATGGAAGTGATAATAACATGTACTACTATATGTATACGTTCAACATCTATTTTGGCTTACCGGTGAATGTGATGTATGGAAAATCCGTTCCTTTCAAAGTTTCAAAATATATAGGGTATGTTGACAATTCAGCCGGGTCCACAGAGGTACATGTTTTATACAATGAAGATGAAAAACGCTTCGTGAGGCATATATACAGTTTGCCGGCCAACTGCACCGATATGCCTGCAGGTACGCGCTTTAGTTTCACCACTGGTAAAGACCTCCGCTTTATGGAAACCAGCCGTTTCAATAGCGGGGACACTTATGCGATACTTGATTCTATACACCAGAAATATTACCTGGCAAGATTCAATGTGGCTGCAACCATCGCCCAGACTTATTATGAGGAGCTACTGGCGACGGACTTTGCAAAGGCAGAGAATATTGCGATACACCCTGACCTGGGCTATGTGTTTTATAATGTAGGCGGAAAATTGTACGAGTATGATATCAGCACAAAAGCTACAAAACTGATGATAGACTATGGTCAGAAATCAGTGTCTTTCCTGAAATGCGATGGCTTCATGGGTACTTCAACCGTAGCAGCGAAAGCTTACTATAACAAATTACAGGTGGGTGTATATGACCCGGCCCTGCCTGCAGAAAGCGCCGGTAGCTTTGAACTCTATATGGTACCGCCTGTGAATGGTAACCTGGTATTGAGTGAATCTTACACCGGCTTTGGTAAAATCAAAACAGTCACTTACAGAGAACGTTAA
- a CDS encoding TlpA family protein disulfide reductase gives MKKMILLLAALAGMKATYAAPSPAMISGNCALKTANGMKLYNVKEGRLVEFASTTLDTAHNFAFAIPVPTAGYYYLAMSVDGKASRNNIRVYLQAGEQVTLDIQDDQGHYSVLKGGEENKLLYTWQQLIGPLKSKTSLNDTTTYRAFFPAVDAIQPAVATFKKSIHTKNGVFNRLLTMTVDADMESTAMGILVMPRSMHPDRKHMPAYYNTILQPKHYCSAAILELGEGADLVQRYAMLAASRLDSITLANRVELSLSVLCNDTLKGVWLMNDFRSYRSLEKFDAVFAPYKQYLLTDNMQKALFETRKALSTFKKGTTGYNFSFPGINGDTVSLASLKGKVVLVDMWATWCGPCKKEIPFMQELEAAMYGKNVAFVSISTDKAEDKEKWKAFVKEKKMGGIQLFAGGWSDMQKFYDVNGIPRFMVFDKQGNIVSVDAPRPSMPELKPLLESLL, from the coding sequence ATGAAAAAAATGATCCTCCTGCTGGCAGCGCTGGCAGGTATGAAGGCAACCTATGCCGCACCCTCGCCAGCTATGATCAGCGGTAATTGTGCCCTGAAAACAGCCAATGGCATGAAACTGTATAATGTGAAAGAAGGCCGGCTGGTGGAATTCGCCAGTACGACCCTTGATACGGCACATAACTTCGCGTTTGCTATCCCTGTACCTACCGCCGGTTACTACTACCTCGCGATGTCAGTTGACGGAAAGGCGAGCAGAAACAATATCCGGGTGTATCTGCAGGCCGGCGAGCAGGTGACGCTGGATATTCAGGATGACCAGGGGCATTACAGCGTTTTAAAAGGTGGCGAAGAGAATAAGCTGCTTTACACCTGGCAACAGCTGATCGGACCACTGAAAAGTAAGACCAGTCTGAACGACACAACTACTTACCGTGCCTTTTTCCCGGCAGTAGATGCTATTCAGCCTGCAGTAGCGACGTTTAAAAAATCCATTCATACAAAGAATGGTGTGTTCAATCGCCTGCTGACGATGACTGTTGACGCGGACATGGAATCAACCGCAATGGGTATATTGGTGATGCCGCGTTCTATGCATCCTGACAGGAAGCACATGCCTGCTTATTACAACACTATTCTCCAGCCTAAACACTATTGCTCTGCCGCTATCCTGGAACTGGGAGAAGGCGCTGACCTGGTACAGCGTTATGCGATGCTGGCGGCATCAAGATTGGATAGTATCACCCTGGCCAACCGGGTGGAATTGTCTTTGTCTGTGCTTTGCAATGATACATTGAAAGGGGTGTGGTTAATGAATGATTTCAGGTCTTACAGATCCCTGGAGAAGTTTGATGCAGTGTTTGCGCCTTATAAGCAATACCTGCTGACTGACAATATGCAGAAGGCACTGTTTGAGACGCGTAAAGCCCTCAGCACTTTCAAAAAAGGGACGACAGGCTACAACTTCTCCTTCCCGGGTATTAACGGTGATACAGTGAGTCTGGCGAGCCTGAAAGGAAAAGTAGTATTGGTTGATATGTGGGCTACCTGGTGTGGTCCCTGCAAAAAGGAGATTCCTTTCATGCAGGAACTGGAGGCAGCAATGTATGGTAAAAATGTAGCTTTTGTCAGCATCTCGACGGACAAGGCAGAAGATAAAGAGAAATGGAAAGCATTTGTGAAAGAGAAGAAAATGGGTGGTATCCAGCTCTTTGCCGGTGGCTGGTCTGACATGCAGAAGTTCTATGATGTAAACGGTATTCCCCGTTTCATGGTGTTTGACAAACAGGGCAATATTGTCTCTGTTGATGCGCCAAGACCTTCCATGCCGGAGCTGAAGCCACTACTGGAAAGTTTGCTCTAA
- a CDS encoding flavin monoamine oxidase family protein produces MRTSEEIIIIGAGAAGLLAARELSAHHSVTVLEARDMIGGRIQTVYRDGVKSAETGAEFVHGELPITLGLLKEAGLSYYHIYGKMFQVRDGKWDARYEMIEDWDGLLEKMSSIPTDTTMQAFLDEQYPVEQYVSLHESVKSFVQGYDLADMTRVSVKALYSEWTNESENNFRIDQGYTAMVRYLEDVCLRQQARIVTSAVVRHIEWSAGKVTVTTEAGATYTAHKVIIAVPLGILQQGHIHFSPALPDQMAAANNIGWGTVIKTVLEFKEPFWEKQAPQVGFVLGKAPIPTWWTQLPDKANVLTGWLGGPPAFPHLHKTDDELLEMALQSLAILCNEDADTLKALLTDSHISNWANDPHVTGAYSYSTPATAAAQVLLNTPVESTLYFAGEALYKGASPGTVEAALSTGKGVAERILQGIKN; encoded by the coding sequence ATGCGCACATCAGAAGAAATTATCATTATAGGGGCTGGCGCCGCCGGCCTCCTTGCAGCCAGGGAATTATCTGCACATCATAGCGTTACCGTGCTGGAAGCCCGGGATATGATCGGAGGAAGGATACAGACCGTTTACCGGGATGGTGTCAAATCCGCCGAAACCGGCGCTGAATTCGTACACGGTGAGTTACCCATCACACTCGGTCTGCTGAAAGAAGCAGGACTCTCCTACTATCACATTTACGGAAAAATGTTCCAGGTGCGGGACGGTAAATGGGATGCCCGTTACGAAATGATCGAGGATTGGGACGGACTGCTGGAAAAAATGAGCAGCATCCCGACAGATACGACCATGCAGGCGTTCCTGGATGAACAATATCCCGTGGAACAGTATGTCAGTCTGCACGAAAGCGTGAAGTCCTTCGTACAGGGTTACGACCTCGCCGATATGACCAGGGTGAGCGTAAAAGCCCTTTACAGTGAATGGACAAACGAAAGTGAGAATAACTTCAGGATCGACCAGGGTTATACCGCCATGGTCCGTTACCTGGAAGACGTTTGCCTCCGTCAACAGGCCCGTATTGTTACCAGTGCAGTAGTACGCCATATTGAGTGGTCAGCTGGTAAGGTAACCGTCACCACGGAGGCAGGCGCCACCTATACTGCCCACAAAGTGATCATCGCTGTTCCCTTAGGCATCCTGCAACAAGGCCATATCCACTTCTCTCCTGCCCTCCCCGATCAGATGGCAGCAGCCAACAATATTGGCTGGGGTACGGTGATCAAAACAGTCCTGGAATTTAAGGAACCCTTCTGGGAAAAACAGGCACCACAAGTGGGCTTTGTACTGGGAAAGGCGCCCATTCCTACCTGGTGGACGCAACTGCCGGATAAAGCCAATGTGCTTACCGGCTGGCTGGGCGGACCACCCGCTTTTCCGCATCTCCACAAAACAGACGACGAATTGCTGGAAATGGCGCTACAATCGCTGGCCATTCTTTGTAATGAAGACGCAGATACACTGAAAGCATTGCTGACAGACAGCCATATCTCCAACTGGGCGAATGATCCGCATGTAACGGGTGCTTACAGCTACAGTACACCGGCCACAGCGGCGGCACAGGTATTATTGAATACACCGGTGGAAAGCACCCTCTACTTTGCCGGAGAAGCCCTGTATAAGGGCGCCAGTCCGGGTACAGTAGAAGCAGCGCTCAGCACAGGTAAGGGGGTTGCAGAAAGGATCTTACAGGGAATTAAGAATTAA